Proteins encoded together in one Chitinophaga sp. LS1 window:
- a CDS encoding sensor histidine kinase, with protein sequence MRRQLYIYSSLFITLALNIPKLFTLRENTPISRFVPFNLSEVIFQTGFNLIFCLVIFYISDTFKINKVITHLLNLLALLFFFTIGLTIQKHLYGAGFFLPGRGLGIKLTLTLILVLIEVRVVNILRQSRFKELENDRLRNAYLKAELSLLKGQLQPHFFFNALSSLSGVVREDPVKAQYYINQLSRFFRYSLQKEDTGLVPLKEEISAVNSYAALLKMRHEEGFQLNINIPEEQLHRLLPHMSLQPLVENALKHNKIPLLLEITLKENELIVKNNLQPVHFPEPGTGIGLSNLNERYKILLQQEINIEKTATAFIVTLPLQ encoded by the coding sequence ATGAGAAGACAACTCTACATATATAGCTCGCTATTCATCACACTGGCACTCAACATACCTAAACTCTTCACACTAAGAGAAAACACACCTATATCCCGCTTTGTTCCATTCAACTTATCTGAAGTTATATTCCAAACTGGTTTTAACCTTATCTTTTGTCTCGTTATTTTTTACATCAGTGATACTTTTAAGATCAACAAAGTCATCACACACTTATTAAATCTATTAGCATTACTCTTCTTTTTTACCATCGGTCTCACCATTCAAAAGCACCTTTACGGCGCCGGTTTTTTCCTGCCCGGTCGTGGCTTAGGCATTAAATTGACACTTACACTTATTTTAGTGTTGATAGAGGTCCGTGTAGTCAACATCCTTCGTCAATCCCGTTTCAAAGAACTTGAAAACGACCGGCTCCGCAACGCTTACCTCAAAGCAGAACTGAGTTTACTCAAGGGGCAACTCCAACCGCATTTCTTTTTCAACGCCCTTAGCAGTCTTTCCGGAGTCGTTCGTGAAGACCCTGTCAAGGCACAATATTACATCAACCAGCTATCCCGTTTTTTTCGCTATTCATTGCAAAAAGAAGATACTGGTTTAGTGCCTTTAAAAGAAGAGATCAGCGCCGTCAACTCGTACGCTGCATTGCTGAAAATGCGTCATGAAGAAGGTTTTCAACTCAATATAAATATACCGGAAGAACAGCTGCACCGCCTACTTCCTCACATGTCACTCCAGCCATTGGTAGAAAATGCCCTCAAGCATAATAAGATACCGTTACTGCTGGAAATTACATTGAAAGAAAACGAACTGATAGTAAAAAATAACCTGCAGCCGGTTCATTTTCCAGAACCCGGTACAGGCATAGGTTTATCGAATTTAAACGAACGATATAAGATCCTTCTTCAGCAGGAAATCAATATCGAAAAAACAGCCACGGCATTCATCGTAACACTTCCTTTGCAATAA
- a CDS encoding LytR/AlgR family response regulator transcription factor, whose amino-acid sequence MALRVAIIEDEPATARNLRHMLQDIAPEIEVLTILPGVAESVAWLNDNMQQCELLFMDVRLSDGLSFDIFSQVNVTLPVIFVTAYDDYALQAFKANGIDYILKPFDESELKQSLQKYNRLRDNSKMQQLVAQFKSYKQSFLVHNRDKLIPLSAGNIAWFYTANELVYAGTVDNKQYIIDFTMEQLQQQLDPAVFFRANRQFIVQRGAIQEVDFYFNGRLALKVHPAPKEQILISKARVPEFKNWMNV is encoded by the coding sequence ATGGCATTACGCGTAGCGATCATAGAAGACGAACCAGCCACTGCCCGCAATCTGCGGCACATGCTTCAGGACATTGCACCGGAAATAGAAGTATTGACTATACTGCCGGGTGTAGCTGAATCCGTGGCCTGGTTGAATGACAACATGCAGCAATGCGAACTCCTGTTTATGGACGTTCGTCTCAGCGATGGCCTGTCCTTCGACATCTTTAGCCAGGTGAACGTAACGCTCCCAGTGATCTTTGTGACCGCTTACGATGACTATGCCTTACAGGCCTTCAAAGCAAATGGGATTGATTACATTCTCAAACCATTTGATGAAAGTGAGTTAAAGCAAAGCTTACAGAAATATAATCGCCTGCGTGATAATAGTAAGATGCAGCAACTGGTGGCGCAATTCAAATCCTATAAACAATCCTTTTTGGTACACAACAGGGATAAGCTCATTCCCCTGTCTGCGGGTAACATTGCCTGGTTTTACACGGCAAATGAACTGGTGTATGCCGGTACCGTCGATAATAAACAATACATCATCGACTTTACAATGGAACAGTTGCAACAACAGTTGGATCCTGCGGTATTTTTCCGGGCCAACAGGCAGTTCATTGTACAACGTGGTGCTATTCAGGAAGTTGATTTTTATTTCAATGGCAGATTGGCCCTAAAGGTCCATCCAGCGCCCAAAGAACAGATCTTAATCAGCAAGGCGCGGGTGCCTGAATTTAAAAATTGGATGAACGTGTGA